From Lolium perenne isolate Kyuss_39 chromosome 5, Kyuss_2.0, whole genome shotgun sequence, a single genomic window includes:
- the LOC139831699 gene encoding probable glucuronosyltransferase Os04g0650300 — protein sequence MKLPLSVASPDSAPELAKPSLPTTWLILHTLFCATSMTVGFRFSRLVVFLLFLPTPPLNPAAHLVSLVTPPLTLVHHGPVFVGHHTIGVRKWPHPDPSELLKAHHILAAVQTAQRSSSPRGNGPPRPVIAITPTVIAKINGEASTPTLSAPPRSGRPHLGAVDLNLEFRATSPRVDTNYYRKCG from the exons ATGAAGCTCCCGCTGTCGGTGGCCTCGCCGGACTCCGCGCCGGAGCTGGCCAAGCCGTCGCTGCCCACCACCTGGCTCATCCTGCACACGCTCTTCTGCGCCACATCCATGACCGTGGGCTTCCGCTTCTCCCgcctcgtcgtcttcctcctcttcctccccacCCCGCCACTCAACCCCGCCGCACACCTCGTCTCGCTCGTCACCCCGCCGCTCACGCTC GTCCACCACGGCCCCGTCTTCGTCGGCCACCACACCATCGGCGTCCGCAAGTGGCCCCACCCCGACCCCAGCGAGCTTCTCAAGGCCCACCACATCCTCGCCGCCGTCCAGACCGCGCAGCGCAGCAGCAGCCCCCGCGGGAACGGCCCGCCCAGGCCCGTCATCGCCATCACGCCCACCGTCATCGCAAAAATCAACGGGGAGGCGAGCACCCCCACCCTCTCCGCGCCACCTCGCAGCGGTCGACCTCACCTCGGCGCGGTCGACCTCAATCTAGAGTTCCGCGCCACCTCGCCGCGGGTAGACACCAACTACTACCGAAAATGCGGTTAG